In Maridesulfovibrio sp., the following proteins share a genomic window:
- a CDS encoding thiazole synthase — MNNDIFKLGGLEFNSRLLTGTGKYADDSVIPDVCEASGSQIITVALRRVDLESETGNVMDFIPKHMQLLPNTSGARTADEAVRIARLAKAMGCGNWIKIEVISDNKYLLPDGYETAKATEILANEGFVVLPYVNADLYIARSLVDAGAAAVMPLGAPIGTNRGLKTREMVRILIDEIELPIIVDAGIGRPSEACEAMEMGADACLVNTAIATASDPALMGRAFGRAVQAGREAYLSGPGAKHSHAKASSPLTGFLHEG; from the coding sequence ATGAACAATGATATTTTTAAACTTGGCGGCCTTGAATTCAACAGCCGCCTGCTCACCGGAACAGGCAAATACGCCGATGATTCCGTAATCCCGGATGTCTGTGAAGCTTCCGGCTCCCAGATCATCACCGTGGCCCTGCGCCGGGTGGATCTTGAATCCGAGACCGGAAACGTCATGGATTTCATCCCCAAACACATGCAGCTGCTGCCCAATACTTCCGGTGCGCGAACAGCTGACGAAGCAGTCCGCATCGCCCGCCTTGCAAAAGCCATGGGTTGCGGCAACTGGATCAAGATCGAAGTTATTTCCGACAACAAATACCTACTGCCCGACGGCTACGAAACCGCCAAGGCTACCGAAATTCTCGCCAATGAAGGATTCGTGGTTCTGCCTTACGTGAACGCGGACCTGTACATTGCCCGTTCTCTGGTTGATGCCGGGGCTGCTGCTGTAATGCCGCTCGGCGCCCCCATTGGAACCAACCGTGGCCTGAAGACTCGTGAAATGGTCCGCATCCTGATTGACGAAATCGAGCTGCCGATCATTGTTGATGCCGGAATCGGACGCCCGTCCGAAGCATGCGAAGCCATGGAAATGGGCGCGGATGCATGTCTGGTCAACACCGCCATCGCTACCGCCAGCGATCCCGCACTTATGGGCAGGGCTTTTGGCCGCGCTGTACAGGCCGGACGCGAAGCCTACCTCTCCGGTCCCGGAGCAAAACACAGCCATGCCAAGGCATCCTCACCCCTTACCGGATTCCTGCACGAAGGATAA
- the thiE gene encoding thiamine phosphate synthase: protein MSDKKITRQNILDTDIYCLTALKFSKGRSNIEVVREMLDSGIKLIQYREKEIKSGQKYKECMEIRKMTREAGAAFIVNDDIDLAMMVGADGIHIGQEDFPVHAVRKLIGEEMAIGLSTHTPEEARAAVEAGADYIGVGPIFKTYTKEDVVDPVGFEYMDWVVKNIDIPFVAIGGIKEHNIADVMNRGAKCVAIVTEIVGADDIGAMVGNLRAAIAK, encoded by the coding sequence ATGAGCGACAAAAAAATCACCCGCCAGAACATTCTTGATACCGATATCTACTGCCTGACCGCCCTGAAATTTTCCAAGGGCCGTTCCAATATCGAAGTCGTCCGCGAGATGCTCGATAGCGGAATCAAGCTGATCCAGTACCGGGAAAAAGAAATCAAATCCGGCCAGAAATACAAAGAATGCATGGAAATACGCAAAATGACCCGTGAAGCCGGGGCCGCTTTCATCGTCAATGACGATATCGATCTGGCAATGATGGTCGGGGCGGACGGAATCCATATCGGGCAGGAAGATTTTCCGGTACATGCTGTGCGCAAGCTCATCGGTGAAGAAATGGCCATCGGTCTTTCCACTCACACCCCGGAAGAAGCCCGCGCCGCAGTTGAAGCCGGAGCTGATTATATCGGCGTAGGCCCGATCTTCAAGACATACACCAAAGAGGATGTTGTTGATCCCGTTGGATTTGAATACATGGACTGGGTCGTCAAAAACATCGATATTCCTTTTGTAGCCATCGGCGGCATCAAGGAGCACAACATTGCCGATGTCATGAACAGGGGCGCAAAATGCGTGGCCATCGTCACCGAGATTGTCGGTGCGGACGATATCGGTGCTATGGTCGGAAACCTGCGCGCAGCAATAGCGAAATAG
- a CDS encoding formate dehydrogenase accessory protein FdhE → MSNKKKHDVQAGLLTLRKRMPALENIFDAFGPLLIALEKAEGILADWDGYRIPESYAPRFEQGVHLLADMELPDLGEKYREVFMLVAEAVSEGIPTVAVQVDEIVNAVGDVENFNDLPRAIWEEDENLLHALIEEWKVDDQVLAFLGTLSLKSFMTRMEPEAAEAVKNMQWHKGYCPVCGTFPDLALLRKSGDDNAYLKSHGGQRWLHCSCCGHEWRFKRNTCPWCENEDHEKLRYLQAEERNNERVDVCKSCNHYFVTIDTRELAEQPDPRVAPLGLVHLDIKAQEENFLPMAETPWNVL, encoded by the coding sequence ATGAGTAATAAAAAGAAACATGATGTTCAGGCTGGTCTTCTTACTTTGCGTAAGAGAATGCCTGCTTTGGAAAATATTTTCGATGCCTTCGGGCCGCTGCTTATTGCTCTGGAAAAAGCGGAAGGGATTCTGGCTGATTGGGACGGCTACAGGATTCCTGAATCTTATGCCCCGCGTTTTGAGCAGGGTGTCCATCTGCTTGCTGATATGGAATTACCGGACCTTGGCGAAAAGTACCGTGAGGTTTTCATGCTGGTGGCGGAAGCTGTTTCCGAGGGAATTCCTACTGTTGCCGTGCAGGTGGATGAGATCGTTAACGCTGTAGGAGACGTTGAAAATTTTAATGATCTGCCCAGGGCAATTTGGGAAGAGGACGAAAACCTGCTGCATGCTTTAATCGAAGAGTGGAAAGTTGACGATCAGGTGCTGGCTTTTTTGGGTACACTTTCGCTAAAATCTTTCATGACGCGGATGGAACCGGAAGCGGCCGAGGCTGTTAAGAATATGCAGTGGCATAAAGGTTACTGTCCTGTATGCGGAACTTTTCCAGACTTGGCTTTGCTGCGTAAATCAGGCGATGACAATGCCTATTTGAAATCTCATGGCGGTCAGCGCTGGCTGCATTGCTCATGCTGTGGCCACGAATGGCGCTTTAAGCGTAATACCTGCCCATGGTGCGAGAACGAGGACCATGAAAAACTGCGTTACCTACAAGCCGAAGAACGTAATAATGAGCGTGTAGATGTCTGCAAGTCATGTAATCATTATTTTGTCACCATTGATACCCGCGAGCTGGCAGAACAGCCGGACCCGCGTGTTGCTCCGCTGGGCCTTGTCCATCTGGATATTAAAGCTCAGGAAGAGAATTTCCTTCCTATGGCTGAAACTCCTTGGAATGTTTTGTAG
- a CDS encoding transporter substrate-binding domain-containing protein has translation MNETVFITEHLPPYNYLENKKIQGISVDILREALAAVGIKLNESALHIYPWARGYKTVLQTPNTCLFSTARNNFREKHFKWVGPIIEATYSFYSQNKNIKADSIKDLEKYYITTSRQGIGDHILQKNKFPKNKIDLSNDALTMVKKLKKGRIDIILENENVLRYTVRKEGMDWSKFINIYTENLTELYFAFNKQTPDHIIKQLQKGIDIIRENGKMADILNRLRPLPE, from the coding sequence TTGAACGAAACTGTTTTCATCACCGAACATCTCCCCCCATACAACTATCTCGAAAACAAAAAAATACAGGGAATCAGTGTCGATATTTTACGCGAAGCTCTTGCCGCTGTCGGTATAAAACTAAATGAATCAGCACTACATATTTACCCATGGGCCAGAGGATACAAGACGGTTTTACAAACTCCGAACACCTGTCTCTTCAGCACAGCCAGAAACAATTTCAGGGAAAAACATTTTAAGTGGGTAGGTCCCATAATAGAAGCAACATACTCTTTTTATTCTCAAAACAAAAACATAAAAGCCGACTCCATAAAGGATTTGGAAAAGTATTACATAACCACGTCCAGACAAGGAATAGGCGATCATATCCTGCAAAAAAACAAATTTCCTAAAAACAAAATAGACTTATCCAACGATGCGTTAACGATGGTAAAAAAATTAAAAAAAGGCAGAATCGATATCATCTTGGAAAATGAAAATGTATTGCGCTATACAGTAAGAAAAGAAGGCATGGACTGGTCGAAGTTCATAAATATTTACACTGAAAACCTTACCGAATTATACTTTGCCTTCAACAAGCAGACGCCGGATCACATAATCAAACAACTCCAAAAAGGGATAGATATAATTAGAGAAAATGGAAAGATGGCTGATATTCTAAATAGACTGCGTCCCCTTCCAGAATAG
- the thiH gene encoding 2-iminoacetate synthase ThiH, whose product MSFYPICAEYNDAPLAEQFGSVTEHDVRRALNKATLSPEDFLALLSPAAIPMLEEMAAKASQLTLQHFGRTIQLFTPLYMANFCTNKCVYCGFNTKNKIPRSQLGPEELEKEAKAIAATGLKHLLILTGDARAKSSPEYIESAVEILRKHFPSVSIEIYAMTEEEYARQVAAGVDGMTMFQETYNEELYPELHPAGPKNDYRFRLDAPERACKAGMRVVNIGALLGLDEWRHDALKTGIHAAYLQNKYPQVDIAVSLPRIRTHVGDAFTPKSLVSDVDLVQNMLALRIFLPRCGITISTREAPDFRENILPLGVTRMSAGVSTEVGGHTCEEEEKVGQFDISDGRSVEEMCAVLRKHGYQPVFKDWHPLQEAS is encoded by the coding sequence ATGAGCTTCTATCCCATCTGCGCCGAATACAACGACGCCCCCCTTGCCGAGCAATTCGGCTCCGTAACTGAACATGATGTCAGGCGCGCACTTAACAAGGCTACCTTAAGCCCTGAAGACTTTCTTGCCCTGTTAAGCCCCGCAGCTATTCCCATGCTCGAAGAAATGGCGGCCAAAGCCAGCCAGCTGACTTTACAGCACTTCGGCAGGACTATTCAGCTCTTCACTCCGCTCTACATGGCAAACTTCTGCACCAATAAATGTGTGTACTGCGGTTTCAATACCAAGAACAAAATCCCCCGCTCCCAGCTGGGACCGGAAGAACTGGAAAAAGAAGCCAAGGCAATCGCTGCCACCGGACTGAAACACCTGCTCATCCTTACCGGTGATGCACGGGCTAAATCCTCACCGGAATACATAGAATCCGCGGTAGAAATCCTGCGTAAGCATTTTCCGTCCGTGTCCATCGAAATATATGCCATGACCGAAGAAGAATACGCACGTCAGGTCGCTGCCGGGGTCGACGGAATGACTATGTTTCAGGAAACCTACAACGAAGAACTTTACCCTGAACTGCATCCGGCAGGCCCCAAAAATGATTACCGCTTCCGCCTTGATGCCCCAGAAAGGGCCTGTAAAGCCGGAATGCGTGTGGTCAACATCGGCGCCCTGCTCGGTCTTGACGAATGGCGCCACGATGCCCTGAAAACAGGTATCCACGCCGCTTACCTGCAAAACAAGTATCCGCAAGTGGATATCGCCGTATCACTGCCGCGCATACGCACCCATGTAGGCGATGCATTCACCCCTAAATCTCTGGTCAGTGATGTAGACCTTGTGCAGAACATGCTTGCCCTGCGCATCTTCCTGCCCCGCTGCGGAATTACTATTTCCACCCGTGAAGCCCCTGATTTCCGCGAAAACATCCTTCCGCTGGGAGTGACACGCATGTCAGCCGGAGTTTCCACCGAAGTTGGCGGCCACACCTGCGAAGAGGAAGAAAAAGTAGGCCAGTTCGATATCAGCGATGGGCGAAGCGTTGAAGAAATGTGCGCGGTGCTCAGGAAACACGGCTATCAGCCTGTTTTCAAAGACTGGCACCCCTTGCAGGAAGCATCGTGA
- the thiF gene encoding sulfur carrier protein ThiS adenylyltransferase ThiF: protein MNRTEQGIAKYLGEDCLHFLQKVRIGIAGAGGLGSNCAMHLVRSGFKQFTIADFDRIEESNLNRQFYFMEQVGMSKVEALCENLRNINPDLDTIKHVQTVSRENMLELFGECDVIIEAFDDAASKKALVETFLPTDKLLVSASGMGGAGNSDEIKTRRVRDNFYIVGDMKTECNAENPPFSPRVAICAAKQADIVLSHYLNKFNSEQTQTNRDSKGL from the coding sequence GTGAACCGCACGGAACAAGGCATAGCCAAATACCTCGGCGAAGACTGTCTGCACTTCCTGCAAAAGGTACGCATTGGAATAGCCGGGGCAGGTGGACTGGGTTCTAACTGCGCCATGCACCTAGTGCGCAGCGGATTCAAGCAATTCACCATTGCCGACTTTGACCGCATCGAGGAATCCAACCTCAACCGCCAGTTCTATTTCATGGAGCAGGTCGGTATGAGTAAAGTCGAAGCTCTCTGCGAAAATCTGCGCAACATCAACCCGGACCTCGACACCATCAAACATGTACAAACCGTAAGCCGGGAAAACATGTTGGAACTGTTCGGGGAATGTGATGTGATCATTGAAGCCTTCGATGATGCCGCTAGCAAAAAGGCTTTAGTTGAAACATTTCTGCCCACGGACAAACTGCTGGTCAGTGCGTCCGGCATGGGCGGCGCGGGTAATAGCGACGAAATTAAAACCCGCAGGGTCCGTGACAATTTCTATATTGTCGGGGATATGAAGACCGAGTGTAATGCTGAGAACCCGCCCTTTTCACCGAGGGTGGCAATCTGCGCGGCCAAGCAGGCCGACATTGTGCTCAGCCATTATTTGAATAAATTTAATTCTGAACAAACCCAAACTAATAGGGATTCCAAAGGCCTGTAG
- a CDS encoding glycosyltransferase family 92 protein, whose protein sequence is MFVFDRFLPSKYFCKNLLEYIKVNVRRYPGSLLFTNFKAGKLREKYNFSDSRVDLPRRVEVGAVAIMRAEDKFITEWICYHKLMGVDHFYLYDNGDVEESKRLLAPFIDEGSVTLIPFPDLEGLNYDRKEKNKYKCIQYLAYGDFLVRYAHNMDWVIKVDIDEFVYPRKGSGFRTIKEYLVSLENISGLKVPSRYFGDSGHDEAPDDIVIASYDKRVAEPMSYKTIARTDCILPAKYSTAHDFNYRLSCKKFKQDEEVLALNHYYTKSKEDYVDKIEKFKKGYQNGYKKMEQFKKFNSKTMIKDEGDILEYVDGTKELMDQYKA, encoded by the coding sequence ATGTTTGTTTTTGATAGATTTCTCCCTTCCAAGTATTTTTGTAAGAACCTGCTTGAATACATAAAAGTCAACGTTCGCAGATATCCCGGCAGTCTACTTTTCACCAATTTCAAAGCAGGTAAGTTGCGCGAAAAATATAATTTTTCTGATAGCAGGGTGGATCTTCCCCGTAGGGTTGAAGTTGGCGCGGTTGCTATTATGCGCGCTGAGGATAAATTTATTACCGAATGGATCTGCTATCATAAATTGATGGGTGTAGATCATTTCTATCTTTACGATAACGGCGATGTGGAGGAGTCAAAACGTCTACTCGCTCCTTTCATAGACGAGGGATCGGTAACGCTGATTCCGTTTCCGGATTTGGAAGGACTGAATTACGACCGTAAGGAAAAAAACAAATATAAATGTATACAATATCTGGCTTATGGCGATTTTCTTGTGCGCTATGCCCACAACATGGACTGGGTTATCAAGGTCGATATTGATGAGTTCGTATATCCCCGCAAGGGCTCTGGCTTCAGAACAATTAAGGAATACCTCGTGTCCCTTGAGAATATTTCCGGGTTGAAAGTTCCCAGCCGTTATTTCGGTGATTCCGGTCACGATGAAGCACCTGACGATATAGTTATCGCAAGCTACGATAAGCGTGTGGCTGAACCGATGTCCTACAAGACTATTGCCCGCACTGATTGCATCCTGCCTGCCAAGTACAGCACTGCCCATGATTTTAACTACAGATTGAGCTGCAAGAAATTTAAGCAGGATGAAGAGGTTCTGGCCCTAAACCATTATTACACAAAGTCCAAAGAGGATTATGTGGATAAGATTGAGAAGTTCAAAAAGGGCTATCAGAACGGCTACAAGAAAATGGAACAGTTCAAGAAGTTCAACAGTAAAACAATGATCAAGGACGAAGGGGATATTTTAGAATATGTGGATGGGACAAAGGAATTGATGGATCAGTACAAAGCGTAA
- a CDS encoding glycosyltransferase family 92 protein has protein sequence MRRYPGYFIYTNYKSGMIRKKYHFSDAKVDLPRKAKLGMLAIMRAEDKFICEWICYYKLMGVDHFYLYDNGDYEKSCNILDPFIKEGSVTVIPFPEIKGLVYNGTEKNKEQCMQYLAYGDFLVRYMHNVEWIIKVDIDEFVYPKQISGFNSILEYINSIPDVGNIRIPSYYFGSSGHISAPDDLVISSYGMRMAEPTTYKSMARSECILRQNYSTAHDFNVKITNKKNLFNEEVLVLNHYYTKSREDFINKVKNYNNGYMDGFKDLDLFNNFNSQPMVQDSGEILRYSKETKDLLKKYNRLDC, from the coding sequence TTGCGTAGGTATCCAGGATATTTCATCTATACCAACTACAAATCAGGTATGATACGTAAGAAATATCATTTTTCCGATGCAAAGGTGGACCTGCCACGCAAAGCAAAACTCGGAATGCTGGCCATCATGCGTGCGGAAGATAAATTCATATGTGAGTGGATCTGTTACTACAAACTTATGGGAGTAGATCACTTTTACTTATATGACAATGGTGACTATGAAAAATCATGTAATATTTTAGATCCGTTTATCAAAGAAGGATCAGTAACTGTCATCCCCTTCCCTGAAATAAAAGGTCTTGTATATAACGGCACAGAGAAAAATAAAGAGCAATGCATGCAATATCTCGCATACGGAGATTTCTTAGTCCGTTATATGCATAATGTTGAATGGATAATTAAAGTAGACATTGATGAATTTGTATATCCAAAACAAATTTCAGGATTCAATTCTATATTAGAATACATCAACTCAATTCCTGATGTCGGCAATATCCGTATCCCCAGCTATTACTTTGGATCATCTGGTCATATTTCTGCTCCTGATGATCTTGTAATCTCCAGTTACGGCATGCGGATGGCTGAACCTACAACTTATAAGTCAATGGCCAGATCTGAATGCATTCTCCGCCAGAACTATAGTACAGCGCACGACTTCAATGTCAAAATAACAAATAAAAAGAATTTATTTAATGAAGAAGTACTAGTTCTGAACCATTACTACACAAAATCCAGAGAAGACTTCATCAATAAAGTCAAGAACTACAATAACGGATACATGGATGGGTTCAAGGATTTAGATCTTTTCAACAATTTCAATAGCCAACCAATGGTACAAGACTCCGGAGAAATACTCCGCTATTCAAAAGAGACTAAAGACCTGCTGAAAAAATACAATAGACTCGACTGTTGA